One window of the Pyrinomonadaceae bacterium genome contains the following:
- a CDS encoding ATP-binding protein, producing the protein MSNEKSKPPAQADVTARLTREVGILAGRLARFLSSSRLMGDAVAEGQGFLQAFFEIVSEGRPLDAWSLNPLDRRPAGEPHPFDRLTETLSLSPIEAELLLLGGLCEEHEGFAAVLRSLHPRAEPRVSVGLAARILGEDRLDRHALRLLLETSAVVRSRTLRITGDGPLFERSLQLPEALWSALHGIEVWPASVNVVDEPIVTVGLDEWFATTTARRATLAIQRRETCTIVVTGDNDDTAFERARALVAHSGARCAGILLPAASEPGLESLIQVHSLARGAVPVVKLAPSIEPSQPTVSLFKDFPAVAVGSGRSSAACAAPGRRLVAVPVERLLPAARKLIWSDALPELASQAPFLAARYPVEPALAKAVAADLALVADLEERAPTVDDAAISIHARGNISFSPGVRLLRPVANWQDLVLPADRLEQLREAVARLEHQMRVFDDWGFLRNRGGARGVRLLFAGPPGTGKTLSAEVLANALKIDLLVVDLSRVVSKWIGETEKNLSGVFDAAERGQAALFFDEADALFGKRTEVVDAHDRYANLETAYLLTRLEQFEGLAILATNLRQNIDTAFLRRLEFVLDFEEPDREERLALWKCHLPNDAPLDDEVNLYELAALYPIVGAMIRNAAVAAGFLAAADGVPIDRHHFIHAIRREYAKAGRSFPGAPIGLAA; encoded by the coding sequence ATGAGTAATGAGAAATCAAAGCCGCCGGCCCAGGCTGACGTGACGGCCAGGCTGACTCGCGAAGTGGGAATCCTCGCGGGCCGGCTGGCGCGTTTTCTTTCCAGCTCGCGCTTGATGGGAGACGCTGTCGCCGAGGGCCAGGGCTTTTTGCAGGCGTTTTTCGAAATAGTGTCTGAAGGCCGGCCGCTCGATGCGTGGTCGTTAAATCCTCTGGACCGGCGACCCGCCGGAGAACCTCATCCGTTCGATCGGCTGACTGAAACACTTTCGCTTTCACCGATCGAGGCTGAGCTGCTCTTGCTCGGCGGACTCTGCGAAGAGCACGAGGGTTTCGCGGCGGTCTTGCGTTCACTTCACCCCCGCGCCGAGCCGCGCGTTTCAGTCGGATTGGCGGCGCGCATTCTGGGTGAAGACCGATTGGATCGGCACGCGCTGCGCCTGTTGTTGGAAACCAGCGCGGTCGTGCGCAGCCGCACCCTGCGGATCACCGGCGACGGACCTCTGTTCGAGCGATCGCTCCAATTGCCGGAAGCCCTGTGGTCGGCGCTGCACGGGATTGAAGTGTGGCCCGCGTCAGTGAACGTAGTCGACGAACCAATTGTGACGGTGGGACTCGATGAGTGGTTTGCGACTACCACAGCTCGGCGGGCGACGCTCGCGATCCAACGTCGCGAAACCTGCACGATAGTTGTGACCGGCGACAACGACGACACGGCTTTTGAGCGTGCCCGTGCTTTGGTTGCGCATTCCGGAGCGCGGTGCGCCGGCATTCTGTTGCCGGCGGCCAGTGAACCAGGTCTCGAAAGCCTGATTCAAGTCCACTCGCTGGCTCGAGGCGCGGTTCCTGTCGTCAAGCTTGCGCCATCAATTGAGCCGAGCCAACCAACCGTTTCGCTTTTCAAAGACTTTCCTGCCGTAGCAGTTGGCAGCGGTCGTTCCAGCGCCGCCTGTGCCGCGCCCGGACGACGGCTGGTTGCGGTCCCTGTCGAACGGTTGCTGCCCGCAGCACGGAAACTCATCTGGAGTGACGCACTGCCCGAACTGGCGTCGCAGGCGCCGTTTCTGGCAGCTCGTTATCCGGTGGAACCGGCTCTCGCGAAGGCCGTCGCTGCCGATCTCGCGTTGGTCGCGGACCTTGAAGAACGCGCGCCCACGGTCGACGACGCGGCGATCAGCATTCACGCGCGCGGCAACATTTCATTTTCGCCCGGCGTCCGATTGCTCCGCCCGGTGGCCAACTGGCAAGACCTCGTCCTGCCGGCAGATCGTTTGGAGCAATTGCGCGAGGCGGTCGCCCGTCTGGAACATCAGATGCGCGTCTTTGATGACTGGGGTTTTCTGCGGAACCGCGGCGGCGCGCGCGGTGTGCGCCTTTTGTTCGCGGGTCCCCCGGGAACGGGCAAAACTCTTTCGGCGGAAGTATTAGCCAACGCGCTCAAGATCGATCTGCTGGTTGTCGATCTTTCGCGCGTGGTTTCCAAGTGGATTGGCGAAACTGAAAAAAATCTTTCGGGTGTTTTTGACGCTGCCGAGCGAGGACAGGCAGCCTTGTTCTTTGACGAGGCCGACGCGCTCTTTGGTAAGCGCACTGAAGTCGTCGACGCGCATGACCGTTACGCCAATCTGGAGACTGCCTACCTGCTGACGCGTCTGGAGCAGTTCGAAGGACTCGCAATCCTGGCGACCAACCTGCGACAGAACATCGACACTGCTTTTCTCCGCCGCCTCGAATTTGTGCTCGATTTCGAAGAGCCGGATCGTGAGGAGCGGCTGGCGCTTTGGAAGTGTCATTTGCCCAACGATGCGCCCTTAGACGACGAGGTGAATCTGTATGAACTCGCCGCGCTCTATCCAATTGTGGGGGCGATGATCCGCAATGCCGCCGTGGCCGCGGGATTTCTCGCCGCTGCCGACGGCGTGCCGATCGATCGCCACCACTTTATCCATGCGATCCGTCGTGAATACGCAAAAGCCGGTCGCTCGTTTCCAGGCGCGCCTATCGGTCTTGCCGCTTGA
- a CDS encoding phage tail protein: MPAPRPFALIRTNDQWLRASHEDTALEGEVVRLFWRDKVEIETGESFDAAGAGLAFDGHCRLYHINAKEERIERTRWSTDDSLKISEQSLTVLQVDQSRGLLLLDAGRKHGFYAGAYFVAYELDETSSGTSRRLTDLRIVSVSGEQSWAEISMAADAPFVAGQRVLLVDPGSEPVSLFESERHEKLGDFVPVQPLSPGFRPRALAIDEDERLFVADAEGRRILIYDLWSNRLLRQVQLAADPVDLVADGKRVYVLLASPPGLVRLDARSRFQTVKLPSEITNAQRIALSPARELYVLENAGQANARVVKLSNPTYVVDEKFATDLDFQTSDPTLTGVCTAKDSVMVIARRPADDFARYCVGEKKPIKLRPLTARGYDGLGIVRTPDGQIGFRTGQAFRQAVAARLRYYTKGSVTTFALDSGEFQTIWGRLFLDACIPKDTEITVRCITADEPPQEPTPPSSLPKNIKDPSLLPRPLDNPPLMAPPTLVSQLKAAPPQTLHQRVTGYEQPWVRRAEHDSFETYEAPIIAGAGRYLWVLIEMVGNTRGTPRVRALRAEYPTHDYLRRLPKTLSRDEQVADFLRRYLAMFEGQLGELEGKADARATLLDPRSAPAEILPWLASFIGLLVDERMARAPRPGGKVADVRRVLIAEAIWLFRFRGTVPGLRRFVEIYLEIETILIEKFRVRGLGGALLPDSAGVATNSILGAGFRVGGAVGESETQLLGATIDDAFETHAHRFSLIIPGALTSVQLDVVNQILDLHRPAHTLVQVCTVDAGMRVGRGLHVELTSIIGRSEGFSQLQLGGSTLGRGSILGRPDAGTVIGGSHLGGDSRVG; encoded by the coding sequence ATGCCTGCACCGCGTCCATTTGCGCTAATTCGCACCAACGACCAGTGGCTTCGTGCCTCGCACGAAGACACGGCGCTGGAGGGCGAGGTGGTGCGTCTGTTTTGGCGGGACAAAGTAGAGATAGAAACCGGTGAATCGTTTGACGCGGCCGGCGCCGGGCTGGCTTTCGATGGCCACTGTCGTCTGTATCACATTAACGCGAAGGAAGAACGCATCGAACGAACGCGGTGGTCGACCGACGACTCGCTGAAGATAAGTGAGCAATCTCTGACGGTGTTACAGGTAGATCAGTCCCGCGGGTTGCTGTTGTTGGACGCCGGCAGAAAACATGGTTTCTACGCAGGGGCTTACTTTGTCGCTTACGAGCTGGACGAAACTTCTTCTGGCACCAGCCGACGGTTGACCGATCTTCGCATCGTCTCGGTCAGCGGCGAGCAATCGTGGGCCGAAATATCGATGGCCGCCGACGCGCCATTCGTTGCGGGCCAGCGGGTGCTGCTGGTCGATCCAGGGAGTGAGCCGGTTTCACTTTTTGAAAGTGAGCGACACGAGAAGCTGGGCGACTTTGTTCCTGTGCAGCCCCTCTCTCCGGGTTTTCGGCCACGCGCACTCGCGATTGACGAAGACGAGCGGTTGTTCGTGGCAGACGCAGAGGGCAGGCGAATACTGATTTATGATCTCTGGTCAAACCGACTGCTTCGTCAAGTGCAACTTGCCGCCGACCCGGTTGATCTGGTTGCCGACGGAAAAAGAGTCTATGTGCTGCTGGCCTCACCGCCGGGATTGGTTCGGCTCGACGCGCGCAGCCGTTTTCAAACGGTCAAGCTGCCGTCGGAAATTACAAACGCGCAGCGAATCGCGCTTAGTCCCGCGCGCGAGCTGTACGTGCTCGAGAATGCCGGCCAGGCCAATGCGCGCGTAGTGAAACTTAGCAATCCGACCTATGTCGTCGATGAAAAGTTTGCAACCGATCTCGATTTTCAAACAAGCGATCCGACGCTGACCGGAGTTTGCACCGCCAAAGACAGCGTGATGGTGATTGCGCGGCGTCCCGCTGACGACTTTGCTCGCTACTGCGTCGGCGAAAAGAAGCCGATCAAATTGCGGCCGCTTACCGCGCGGGGCTACGACGGTTTAGGCATCGTGCGCACGCCAGACGGACAGATTGGTTTCAGGACCGGACAAGCTTTTCGCCAGGCCGTGGCCGCGCGACTCCGTTACTACACAAAAGGCAGCGTCACAACTTTCGCGTTGGACAGTGGTGAGTTTCAGACGATTTGGGGACGTCTGTTTCTGGATGCCTGCATCCCGAAAGACACGGAAATAACCGTCAGGTGCATTACGGCCGATGAGCCGCCGCAAGAACCGACGCCGCCGTCCTCGCTGCCGAAAAACATAAAAGATCCGTCACTGCTGCCGCGGCCGCTCGACAACCCGCCACTGATGGCGCCACCCACGCTAGTGTCGCAATTGAAAGCCGCGCCCCCGCAGACCCTGCATCAACGGGTGACGGGCTACGAACAACCGTGGGTGCGGCGAGCAGAACATGATTCGTTTGAAACCTACGAAGCACCCATCATCGCCGGCGCCGGTCGTTACCTCTGGGTGCTGATCGAAATGGTGGGTAACACGCGCGGCACTCCACGGGTGCGCGCGCTGCGGGCGGAATACCCGACTCACGACTACCTGCGCCGGCTTCCGAAAACACTGTCGCGCGACGAGCAGGTGGCGGATTTCCTGAGACGTTACCTGGCGATGTTCGAAGGACAGCTTGGCGAATTGGAAGGCAAAGCTGATGCACGCGCCACGCTGCTCGATCCACGCAGCGCACCGGCTGAGATTCTGCCGTGGCTGGCGAGCTTTATCGGGCTCTTGGTTGACGAACGCATGGCCCGCGCACCGCGCCCCGGCGGAAAAGTCGCTGATGTTCGCCGCGTGCTGATTGCGGAAGCCATTTGGTTGTTCCGTTTTCGCGGCACCGTGCCGGGACTGCGCCGGTTTGTGGAGATCTACCTCGAAATCGAAACGATTCTGATCGAGAAGTTTCGCGTGCGCGGCTTGGGAGGCGCGCTGCTGCCGGACTCGGCGGGCGTGGCGACTAACTCAATTCTCGGCGCCGGGTTTCGCGTCGGCGGCGCCGTTGGCGAAAGCGAAACTCAACTGCTCGGCGCCACGATCGACGATGCTTTTGAAACGCATGCGCACCGGTTCTCTCTGATTATTCCGGGCGCGCTTACTTCGGTGCAATTGGATGTAGTGAACCAAATTCTGGATTTGCATCGTCCGGCGCACACGCTGGTCCAGGTCTGCACGGTAGACGCTGGCATGCGCGTGGGGCGCGGGTTACATGTCGAACTGACTTCGATCATCGGCCGCAGTGAAGGGTTCAGCCAGTTGCAATTGGGCGGTTCGACGTTGGGCCGCGGCTCGATACTCGGTCGGCCGGACGCCGGCACCGTAATCGGCGGCAGTCACCTGGGCGGAGACAGCCGAGTAGGTTGA